One region of Termitidicoccus mucosus genomic DNA includes:
- a CDS encoding response regulator, producing the protein MNQKIRVYIVDDHPLMRRGLIELINGQPDMTCCGEAEDSPTALKMISTIKPDLTIVDISLKGYNGIELIKNIRALDPKAQILVLSMHDESIYAMRVLKAGAKAYVMKQEMSDKVLDAIRRIRSGKVFVSDRVASRMLDHVAGGGDPGQGSPVDILSDRELEIVSMIGNGLPTRDIAAKLHISIKTVESHRARIKEKLSITNAIQLVQFCVRWVEDGAH; encoded by the coding sequence ATGAACCAGAAAATCCGTGTATATATTGTCGATGACCATCCGCTCATGCGGCGGGGGCTCATCGAGCTTATCAACGGCCAGCCCGACATGACCTGCTGCGGCGAGGCCGAGGACTCCCCGACCGCGTTGAAAATGATATCAACGATCAAACCCGACCTGACCATCGTCGATATATCGCTCAAGGGCTACAATGGAATCGAGCTGATCAAAAACATCCGGGCGCTTGACCCCAAGGCGCAGATTCTCGTGCTGTCGATGCATGACGAGTCGATCTACGCCATGCGCGTGCTGAAGGCCGGGGCGAAGGCGTATGTCATGAAGCAGGAGATGAGCGACAAGGTCCTCGACGCCATCCGCCGCATTCGTTCCGGCAAGGTGTTCGTCAGCGACCGCGTGGCCAGCCGCATGCTCGATCATGTCGCCGGCGGGGGCGATCCCGGGCAGGGTTCGCCGGTGGACATATTAAGCGATCGCGAGCTGGAGATCGTGAGCATGATCGGCAACGGCCTGCCCACGCGCGACATCGCCGCGAAGCTGCACATCAGCATAAAAACCGTCGAGTCCCACCGGGCGCGAATCAAGGAAAAGCTCAGCATCACCAACGCCATCCAGCTCGTGCAGTTCTGCGTGCGCTGGGTCGAGGACGGGGCGCATTAG
- a CDS encoding peptide ABC transporter substrate-binding protein yields the protein MKFPPLIIVIGCALALSGCGGRQNLSVAEANKTRTLLVGNLAEPNDLDPHIADSHQTFQIIMALFEGLAQYDPVTCEPRPAVATGWKVSDDGLTWTFSLRPDARWSNGDPVTAHDFVFAYRRMLSPGLAAEYAYMLYALKNGEAFNTGKITAPGQIGARADGDHTLVLALEYPVPYLPAMVCHSAWYPVHPPTIGKFGPIDQRGTLWTRPGNMVGNGYFTLAEWTPHQRIRCVKSATYWDREKVLLNEVVFFPIENEDAEERAFRTGQLHVTATLPISKIAVYKNDPRGVYNPSPMFATYFYRFNVNAPPLNDVRVRRALAMAIDRERLVQFVARGDQIPAANLTPPGIPGFAPSARLGTDIGQAQKLLAEAGFPGGAGFPRLEILFNTNQGHRQIAEAISEMWRRNLGIDIGLYNQEGKVWSETMRRLDYQISRTGWVGDYLDPSTFLDIMASDSGNNQTGWTNAEYDRLLALARSEQSQAKRLEYYQRCEEILADEAPLTPVYFYVRNNLRLPGVKGWTGNPLDLHPLKGVYIEP from the coding sequence ATGAAATTCCCGCCTCTCATCATTGTCATCGGCTGCGCGCTCGCCCTGTCCGGCTGCGGCGGACGCCAAAACCTGTCGGTCGCGGAGGCAAACAAAACCCGGACCCTGCTTGTCGGCAACCTGGCCGAACCCAATGACCTCGACCCGCACATCGCCGACAGCCACCAGACTTTCCAGATCATCATGGCGTTGTTCGAAGGGCTCGCCCAATACGACCCGGTCACCTGCGAGCCCCGCCCGGCGGTCGCGACCGGATGGAAAGTCTCCGACGACGGGCTGACGTGGACGTTTTCCCTGCGCCCGGACGCGCGCTGGTCAAACGGAGACCCGGTCACCGCGCACGATTTTGTCTTCGCGTATCGCCGGATGCTGTCGCCGGGCCTCGCGGCGGAATATGCCTACATGCTTTATGCGCTGAAGAACGGCGAGGCGTTCAACACGGGAAAAATCACCGCGCCCGGACAAATCGGCGCGCGGGCCGACGGCGACCACACGCTCGTGCTCGCGCTTGAGTATCCGGTGCCATATCTGCCCGCGATGGTGTGCCACTCCGCCTGGTATCCGGTGCACCCGCCGACCATCGGCAAATTCGGCCCCATAGACCAGCGGGGCACATTATGGACGCGCCCGGGCAACATGGTCGGCAACGGCTATTTCACCCTGGCGGAATGGACGCCGCACCAGCGCATCCGCTGCGTGAAAAGCGCGACCTACTGGGACCGCGAAAAAGTGCTGCTGAACGAGGTGGTGTTTTTCCCCATCGAAAACGAGGACGCCGAGGAGCGCGCCTTCCGCACCGGGCAATTGCATGTCACCGCCACGCTGCCCATCTCGAAAATCGCGGTTTATAAAAACGACCCGCGCGGCGTGTATAATCCCAGCCCCATGTTCGCGACGTATTTTTATCGCTTCAATGTCAACGCGCCCCCGCTGAACGACGTGCGGGTGCGCCGCGCGCTGGCGATGGCGATTGACCGCGAGCGGCTCGTGCAGTTTGTCGCGCGCGGCGACCAGATTCCGGCGGCAAACCTCACGCCGCCCGGCATCCCGGGTTTCGCACCCTCCGCGCGCCTCGGCACCGACATCGGGCAGGCGCAAAAGCTCCTGGCCGAGGCGGGCTTCCCGGGCGGCGCCGGCTTCCCCAGGCTGGAAATCTTGTTCAATACAAACCAGGGCCACCGGCAGATCGCGGAGGCCATCAGCGAGATGTGGCGGCGGAATCTCGGGATCGATATCGGATTATACAATCAGGAAGGCAAGGTGTGGTCTGAAACCATGCGCCGGCTGGATTATCAAATCAGCCGGACGGGATGGGTGGGCGACTATCTGGACCCGAGCACCTTTCTCGACATCATGGCGTCGGACAGCGGCAACAACCAGACGGGCTGGACCAACGCCGAATACGACCGCCTGCTGGCGCTGGCGCGCTCGGAACAAAGCCAGGCGAAACGCCTTGAATATTATCAACGCTGCGAGGAAATCCTCGCCGACGAGGCGCCGCTCACGCCGGTTTATTTTTATGTGCGCAACAACCTGCGCCTGCCCGGGGTGAAGGGCTGGACCGGAAACCCGCTCGACCTGCACCCGCTCAAGGGCGTGTATATCGAGCCGTAA
- a CDS encoding SAM-dependent methyltransferase: protein MSAPDATAPSPAFLERFRARAGDGGVMPFDRFMDLALYDPALGYYRRDRVRVGRAPGTDFHTASSVGPVFGELVCAAAGALIARRRARPADFAFVEIGAEPGSGVLAGVAHPFAAAREIRIGEPLDLSGPCVVFSNELFDAQPCRRLVFRGGAWRELGVALRTGRLVETEMAATQSGADGDGLPVLPVPWHENYRLDLPLAAAGLARRIAAQPWSGLFLAFDYGKTWPELLEDTPAGTARAYYRHRQHNDLLARPGEQDLTCHVCWDWLSGALRSARFAPPVVERQEAFFIHHAADWLAAQASGEPTATSPRKLALMQLLHPGNLGQKFQALHAWRESS from the coding sequence ATGTCCGCACCCGACGCCACCGCTCCCAGCCCCGCTTTTCTCGAACGCTTTCGCGCGCGCGCCGGCGATGGCGGCGTCATGCCGTTCGACCGGTTCATGGATCTCGCGCTTTATGATCCCGCGCTGGGCTACTACCGGCGGGACCGTGTCCGCGTGGGGCGCGCGCCCGGCACGGATTTCCACACCGCGTCGTCCGTCGGGCCGGTGTTCGGCGAGCTCGTCTGCGCCGCCGCGGGCGCGTTGATCGCGCGGCGGCGCGCGCGCCCGGCGGACTTTGCCTTTGTCGAGATCGGGGCCGAGCCGGGCTCCGGTGTGCTTGCCGGCGTCGCGCATCCATTTGCCGCCGCGCGCGAAATCCGCATCGGCGAGCCGCTCGACCTTTCCGGGCCTTGCGTGGTGTTTTCCAACGAGCTCTTCGACGCGCAGCCGTGCCGCCGCCTGGTCTTTCGCGGCGGCGCGTGGCGCGAACTCGGCGTGGCGCTGCGCACCGGCCGGCTGGTCGAGACGGAAATGGCGGCGACGCAATCCGGCGCGGACGGCGACGGCCTGCCGGTGCTTCCCGTGCCCTGGCACGAAAACTACCGCCTCGACCTTCCGCTTGCCGCCGCCGGGCTCGCGCGCCGGATCGCCGCGCAGCCGTGGAGCGGGCTCTTCCTCGCCTTCGATTACGGGAAAACCTGGCCCGAATTGCTGGAGGATACGCCGGCCGGAACCGCCCGCGCCTATTACCGCCACCGCCAGCACAACGACCTGCTCGCGCGGCCCGGGGAGCAGGATCTCACCTGCCATGTCTGCTGGGACTGGCTCTCCGGCGCGCTCAGATCCGCGCGTTTCGCCCCGCCGGTGGTCGAGCGCCAGGAGGCGTTTTTTATTCACCACGCCGCCGACTGGCTCGCCGCGCAGGCTTCCGGCGAGCCGACCGCGACCAGCCCGCGCAAACTCGCCCTCATGCAACTCCTGCACCCCGGCAACCTCGGCCAGAAATTCCAGGCGCTGCACGCGTGGCGGGAATCATCATGA
- a CDS encoding S41 family peptidase, which translates to MSSTLKRILTIACGAVLGLFIADSAVRLARTWGLFPGDGLDSSSAYVRDAMLLINEHYVDADRVGFGELGRSALHGLVESLDPHSEFMEAREFKLLEEDISSEFGGIGVQVEMRKGRVYIIAPVAGAPGERAGIRRGDEIVSIDGDRLERPTMEDVVTRLRGKPKSRVRLGLLRPDEQREYEVALTREVIRSESVREVRVLPDSGGTGYLQITQFTERTGAEFSDALQKLLGLNARALVIDLRNNPGGLLDAAVEVAEPFFEKGGLIVYTQGRRADDRKEYRAGSSAPPLRLPLAVLINAGSASAAEIVAGALKDTGRAVIVGERSFGKGSVQSIFELRAGEAVRLTTARYYTPGGATIHERGVEPQVEVVLSDEEDDSVGLQLARPDIKDAAAFKERFGAELMPDRQLQAAVEVLRGVLVFGEGAARAK; encoded by the coding sequence ATGAGCTCCACCTTGAAACGTATCCTGACCATCGCGTGCGGCGCGGTGCTGGGCTTGTTTATTGCAGACAGCGCGGTGCGGCTGGCCCGGACTTGGGGCTTGTTCCCGGGCGACGGGCTCGACAGCTCGTCGGCCTATGTGCGCGACGCGATGCTGCTCATCAACGAACACTACGTGGACGCCGACCGCGTGGGCTTCGGCGAGCTCGGCCGGTCGGCGCTGCACGGGCTGGTGGAGTCGCTTGACCCGCATTCGGAATTCATGGAGGCGCGCGAATTCAAGCTGCTGGAGGAGGACATAAGCAGCGAGTTCGGCGGCATCGGCGTGCAGGTGGAGATGCGCAAGGGGCGCGTCTATATCATCGCGCCGGTGGCGGGCGCCCCGGGCGAACGCGCGGGCATCCGCCGCGGCGACGAGATTGTCAGCATCGACGGAGACCGGCTCGAGCGCCCGACGATGGAGGACGTGGTGACGCGGCTGCGCGGAAAACCGAAATCCAGGGTGCGCCTCGGCCTGCTGCGCCCCGACGAGCAGCGCGAATACGAGGTCGCCCTCACGCGCGAGGTCATCCGCAGCGAAAGCGTGCGCGAGGTGCGCGTGCTCCCGGACTCGGGCGGCACGGGCTACCTGCAAATCACACAGTTCACGGAGCGCACCGGCGCGGAGTTTTCCGACGCGCTCCAGAAATTGCTCGGGCTAAACGCGCGCGCCCTCGTCATCGACCTGCGCAACAATCCCGGCGGCCTGCTCGACGCGGCGGTGGAAGTGGCGGAGCCGTTTTTCGAAAAGGGCGGGCTCATCGTTTACACGCAGGGACGCCGCGCGGACGACCGCAAGGAATACCGCGCCGGGTCGTCCGCCCCCCCGCTGCGGCTTCCGCTCGCCGTGCTCATCAACGCCGGCAGCGCCAGCGCCGCCGAGATCGTGGCCGGCGCGCTGAAGGACACGGGGCGCGCGGTCATTGTCGGGGAGCGCTCGTTCGGCAAGGGCTCGGTGCAGTCCATCTTCGAGTTGCGCGCGGGCGAGGCGGTGCGGCTGACGACGGCGCGGTATTACACGCCCGGCGGCGCGACCATCCACGAGCGCGGCGTGGAGCCGCAGGTCGAAGTCGTGTTGAGCGACGAGGAGGACGACAGCGTGGGGCTGCAACTCGCCCGCCCCGACATCAAGGACGCGGCGGCGTTCAAGGAACGCTTCGGCGCGGAATTGATGCCCGACCGTCAGTTGCAGGCCGCGGTCGAGGTGCTGCGCGGCGTGCTGGTCTTCGGCGAAGGCGCCGCAAGGGCAAAATAG